From Senegalia massiliensis, a single genomic window includes:
- the pfkA gene encoding 6-phosphofructokinase, giving the protein MKTIGVLTSGGDAPGMNAAIRAVVRTAIYNGVRVLGIEQGYNGLINGNIKEMQLSSVADIIHRGGTKLRTARSEEFKTEEGRKKALNVLEVFGIDGLIVIGGDGSFRGAQKLNELGLPTVGIPGTIDNDLGYTDYTIGFDTAVNTVLDAVSKIRDTSTSHGRANIIEVMGRHCGDIALYSGLAGGAESIIVPEVGYEVDNVCKKLLQGKNRGKLHSIIMIAEGVGNANQLGEEIEEKTGIETRVTILGHIQRGGSPTARDRILASQMGAEAVNLLLAGETCKVVGIKDNKIMSMNTDEALGYERDLDQEMYKLTKILSI; this is encoded by the coding sequence ATGAAAACAATAGGAGTTTTAACAAGTGGAGGAGATGCTCCAGGAATGAATGCAGCAATAAGGGCTGTAGTAAGGACTGCTATATATAATGGAGTTCGAGTATTAGGTATAGAACAAGGATATAATGGTCTAATAAACGGTAATATTAAAGAAATGCAATTGTCAAGCGTTGCAGATATTATTCACAGAGGTGGGACTAAACTTAGAACTGCTCGCTCAGAAGAATTTAAAACAGAAGAGGGTAGAAAAAAAGCATTGAATGTTTTAGAAGTGTTTGGTATTGATGGATTAATAGTCATAGGAGGAGATGGCTCATTTAGAGGTGCTCAAAAATTGAATGAGTTAGGTCTTCCTACAGTTGGAATACCAGGAACTATTGATAATGACTTAGGTTATACTGATTATACAATTGGATTTGATACTGCAGTAAACACAGTTTTAGATGCTGTTAGTAAAATTAGAGATACTTCTACATCACATGGAAGAGCTAATATTATTGAAGTTATGGGTAGACATTGTGGAGATATAGCATTATATTCTGGACTTGCAGGAGGTGCTGAATCTATTATAGTGCCAGAAGTTGGTTATGAGGTTGATAATGTTTGTAAAAAACTATTACAAGGGAAAAATAGAGGAAAGCTACATAGCATCATAATGATAGCTGAAGGAGTAGGTAATGCAAATCAATTAGGAGAAGAAATTGAAGAAAAAACAGGAATAGAAACTAGAGTGACAATTTTAGGTCATATTCAAAGAGGTGGAAGTCCAACAGCTAGAGATAGAATACTTGCAAGTCAAATGGGAGCTGAAGCAGTTAATTTACTTTTAGCAGGTGAAACTTGTAAGGTTGTGGGTATAAAAGATAATAAGATAATGAGTATGAATACTGATGAGGCATTAGGATATGAGCGTGATTTAGATCAAGAAATGTATAAGTTAACTAAAATATTGTCTATTTAA
- the whiA gene encoding DNA-binding protein WhiA, with the protein MSFSSKTKNRLSRLDIENTCCARAELASLIRMSGTIQLTGRGNINIKFSTENAAIARRIFSLIKKLYNSQIEVMVRKNKQLKKNNNYLMIIHDSKSVNDILKDTGLFDKDKNKLLDISYKVPKDIIRKKCCKRSYIRGAFLGGGSLSDPEKTYHLEFVTHNKEFAKDLSSIINSFDLNSKIVVRKDYYVVYIKEGEQIVDLLNIIEAHNSLLELENIRVVKGIRNNINRLVNCETANLSKTINAAIRQVENIKYIENTIGIEKLPINLQELANLRLYYKEASLKELGNMLSTPLGKSGVNHRLRKIEKIAQNLKQKERN; encoded by the coding sequence ATGTCATTTTCATCTAAAACAAAGAATAGATTATCAAGATTAGATATAGAAAATACTTGTTGTGCTAGGGCAGAGCTGGCATCACTTATAAGAATGAGCGGAACAATTCAACTAACTGGAAGGGGAAATATAAACATAAAATTTTCTACTGAAAACGCTGCCATAGCTAGAAGGATTTTTTCATTAATTAAAAAACTTTATAATTCACAGATAGAGGTCATGGTAAGAAAGAATAAGCAATTGAAAAAAAATAATAACTATTTAATGATAATTCATGATTCAAAAAGTGTAAATGATATTTTAAAAGATACTGGTTTATTTGATAAAGATAAGAATAAGTTATTAGATATTAGTTATAAGGTTCCAAAGGATATAATCAGAAAAAAATGTTGTAAAAGATCATATATTAGAGGTGCTTTTTTAGGTGGAGGGTCTTTAAGTGATCCTGAAAAAACTTATCATTTAGAATTTGTTACTCATAATAAAGAATTTGCAAAGGATTTATCTAGTATAATAAATTCATTTGATTTAAATTCAAAAATAGTAGTTAGAAAAGACTATTATGTAGTATATATAAAAGAAGGAGAACAAATAGTAGATTTATTAAATATTATAGAAGCACATAATTCATTGTTAGAACTAGAGAATATACGAGTTGTAAAAGGAATAAGAAATAATATAAATAGATTAGTAAATTGTGAAACAGCAAATTTAAGTAAAACTATAAATGCTGCAATTAGACAAGTAGAAAATATAAAATATATAGAAAATACAATAGGTATAGAAAAGTTACCTATTAATCTACAAGAATTAGCTAATTTAAGATTATATTATAAAGAAGCAAGTTTAAAGGAATTAGGAAATATGTTAAGTACACCTTTAGGCAAGTCTGGTGTTAATCATAGATTAAGAAAAATAGAAAAGATCGCTCAAAATTTAAAACAGAAAGAGAGGAACTGA
- a CDS encoding FxsA family protein has protein sequence MLGKLILLFTVIPIVELFILFQIAEITSGFATVLLVIFTGVIGAYLAKSQGRIIIMRIRTDLNRGKMPGNELINGLCVLVGGALLLTPGIITDIVGFSLVIPLTRTIFKKYIKNKFSEKIRAGQVHFYYRDDD, from the coding sequence GTGTTAGGAAAACTTATATTATTATTTACTGTGATACCAATAGTAGAACTTTTTATACTTTTTCAAATTGCAGAAATTACAAGTGGATTTGCTACAGTACTTTTAGTAATATTTACTGGAGTTATAGGAGCATATCTTGCGAAATCTCAAGGTAGAATTATAATTATGAGAATAAGAACAGATTTAAATAGAGGTAAAATGCCTGGAAATGAGCTTATAAATGGGCTATGTGTACTTGTAGGAGGAGCCCTTTTATTAACTCCAGGAATAATAACTGATATAGTAGGATTTAGCTTAGTTATTCCTTTAACTAGAACAATATTTAAAAAATATATAAAAAATAAATTTAGCGAAAAAATTAGAGCAGGACAAGTACATTTTTATTATAGAGATGATGATTAA
- a CDS encoding acyl-CoA thioesterase, with protein MKNKTTIRARYSETDQMGVIYHANYFNWFEIGRTSFFRNLGYDYKKLENEGVLLPVIDVGCKYIVSAKYDDEIIIETYIEKLKGVKIKYKYNIIRKRDNLLLAEGYTLHAFVNKDLKPINFKKKYNELWNKLNEAIEKEKK; from the coding sequence ATGAAAAATAAAACTACAATAAGAGCTAGATATAGTGAAACAGATCAAATGGGAGTAATATATCATGCTAATTATTTTAATTGGTTTGAAATAGGTAGAACTTCTTTTTTTAGAAATTTAGGTTATGATTATAAAAAGTTAGAAAATGAAGGTGTATTATTACCAGTAATAGATGTTGGCTGTAAATATATAGTTTCAGCTAAATATGATGATGAAATAATAATAGAAACATATATTGAAAAACTTAAAGGAGTTAAAATAAAGTATAAGTATAATATAATAAGAAAAAGAGATAATTTACTTTTAGCAGAAGGTTATACACTTCATGCATTTGTAAATAAAGATTTAAAACCTATTAATTTTAAAAAGAAATATAATGAATTATGGAACAAATTAAATGAAGCAATAGAAAAGGAGAAAAAATAG
- the pyk gene encoding pyruvate kinase yields the protein MKRTKIVCTLGPSTDDEEVLTQLIKNGLNVARQNFSHGNHNEHKNRMDLTKKVREKLNLPIAIMLDTKGPEIRTRDFKNGSIILKDDQEYIITTRDILGDEHIGSITYKHLPKDITNGDKILIDDGLIELEVIDIINQTDIKCRVLNGGEVKNKKGVNVPGVKINLPAITQKDKEDIEFGIRNGIDFIAASFIRKASDVLAIREILEQNGAEDIEIISKIENQEGVDNIDRILEVSDGIMVARGDLGVEIPAEEVPLVQKMMIKKCNLAGKPVITATQMLDSMMRNPRPTRAEVTDVANAILDGTDAIMLSGETAAGKYPIEAVETMKNIAIKTEGSIDYEGILSSNIKLQEISITNAISHATCTTAEDLEAQAIITATSTGYTARAVSKFRPAAPVIAVTTSEKVRRKLNLVWGIHSLISKESLNTDDIIDESVSTALENEYIHNGDLVVITAGVPVGKAGSTNLLKVHTVGEVILKGTGIGDRSAVGNVCIVKNKEDAERKFKEGDILVAINTDRDIVPYMEKSSAIITEKGGLTSHAAVVGLNIEKPVIVGVENALEELKDGELITVDSIRGFIYRGKARIL from the coding sequence ATGAAAAGGACTAAGATAGTATGTACATTAGGGCCATCAACTGATGATGAGGAAGTATTAACGCAGCTTATTAAAAATGGATTAAATGTGGCAAGGCAGAATTTTTCTCATGGTAATCATAATGAACATAAAAATAGAATGGATTTAACAAAAAAGGTAAGAGAAAAGCTGAATTTACCTATAGCAATCATGCTTGATACTAAAGGTCCAGAAATAAGAACAAGAGATTTTAAAAATGGAAGTATAATATTAAAAGATGATCAGGAATATATTATAACAACTAGAGACATATTAGGTGATGAACATATTGGTTCTATAACATATAAACACCTTCCAAAAGATATTACAAATGGAGATAAAATATTAATAGATGATGGATTAATTGAATTAGAAGTAATAGATATAATAAATCAAACTGATATAAAATGTAGAGTGTTAAATGGAGGAGAAGTTAAAAATAAAAAGGGTGTTAATGTACCTGGAGTAAAAATTAATTTACCTGCTATAACACAAAAGGATAAAGAAGATATAGAATTTGGAATAAGAAACGGAATAGATTTTATAGCAGCTTCATTTATTAGAAAAGCATCAGATGTATTAGCAATAAGAGAAATATTAGAACAGAATGGTGCAGAAGATATTGAAATTATATCAAAAATTGAAAATCAAGAAGGCGTAGATAATATAGATAGAATACTTGAAGTATCTGATGGAATAATGGTAGCACGTGGAGACTTAGGTGTAGAAATTCCAGCAGAAGAAGTGCCATTAGTACAAAAGATGATGATTAAAAAATGTAATTTAGCAGGAAAACCTGTAATAACTGCAACACAAATGTTAGATTCTATGATGAGAAATCCTCGTCCTACAAGAGCAGAAGTTACAGATGTAGCAAATGCAATATTAGATGGAACTGATGCTATAATGTTATCAGGTGAAACAGCTGCTGGAAAATATCCTATAGAAGCAGTAGAGACTATGAAAAATATTGCTATTAAAACAGAAGGCTCTATAGATTATGAAGGAATATTAAGTTCAAATATAAAACTACAAGAAATAAGTATTACAAATGCTATAAGTCATGCTACTTGTACTACTGCAGAAGATTTAGAAGCTCAAGCTATTATAACAGCTACAAGTACTGGATATACTGCACGGGCAGTATCAAAATTTAGACCTGCAGCACCTGTTATAGCAGTTACAACATCAGAAAAGGTTAGAAGAAAGCTGAATTTAGTATGGGGGATACATTCACTTATCTCAAAAGAATCTCTTAACACAGATGATATAATAGATGAATCAGTTTCAACAGCATTAGAAAATGAATATATTCATAACGGAGACTTAGTAGTAATAACAGCAGGTGTGCCTGTAGGAAAAGCAGGTTCTACAAATTTACTTAAAGTTCATACGGTAGGAGAGGTTATATTGAAAGGTACAGGAATAGGAGATAGAAGTGCAGTTGGTAATGTATGTATTGTAAAGAACAAGGAAGATGCAGAAAGAAAGTTTAAAGAAGGAGATATATTAGTAGCAATAAATACTGATAGAGATATAGTTCCATATATGGAGAAATCATCTGCTATTATAACTGAAAAAGGTGGACTTACATCTCATGCAGCAGTAGTTGGTCTTAATATAGAAAAACCAGTAATTGTAGGAGTAGAAAATGCTTTAGAAGAACTTAAAGATGGAGAACTTATAACAGTAGATAGTATAAGAGGATTTATATATAGAGGAAAAGCAAGAATATTATAA
- a CDS encoding NUDIX hydrolase, with amino-acid sequence MKCETSSGGVVIFNNAILLLKKYNGDWVLPKGRVEENENLSQAAIREVYEEGSVHAEIVKYIDKISYSFRNNRNSNNELVKKTVHWFLMKTNSMECYPQKREGFIEARFVHIDRVAELAKYEDEQEVIKKAINEINND; translated from the coding sequence ATGAAATGTGAAACTAGCTCAGGAGGCGTAGTTATTTTTAACAATGCAATATTGTTGTTAAAAAAGTATAATGGAGATTGGGTATTACCTAAAGGTAGGGTAGAAGAGAATGAAAATTTATCACAAGCTGCAATTCGAGAAGTTTATGAAGAAGGTAGTGTACATGCTGAGATAGTTAAATATATTGATAAAATTAGTTATAGTTTTAGAAATAATAGAAACTCAAATAATGAATTAGTCAAGAAAACAGTTCATTGGTTTTTAATGAAAACAAATAGTATGGAGTGCTATCCTCAAAAAAGAGAAGGTTTTATTGAAGCTAGATTTGTTCATATAGATAGAGTGGCTGAACTTGCTAAATATGAAGATGAACAAGAAGTAATTAAAAAAGCCATAAATGAAATAAACAATGATTAG
- a CDS encoding DNA polymerase III subunit alpha, translated as MNKFTHLHLHTEYSLLDGASRLDKLMDRVEQLGMDSVAITDHGVMYGVVDFYKKAKKRDIKPIIGCEVYISKGDYRRKDRDKDKSQYHLVLLAENNTGYRNLIKIVSEGFVNGFYYKPRVDFEILKKYKEGIIVLSGCLGGELQRNLINGNYDKAVEIAKQYRDTFGKDNYFLEIQDHGIKEQKLVNQSMFKLSEELGIELVATNDVHYIEKKDSKFHDVLLCIQTGKTIDEENRMKFPSSEFYLKSYEEMSEVFPEHLQALENTVKIAERCNVELDFETLHLPEFEVPKGHTNESYFEKLCYEGLQKRYDNITDEINNRLEYEMKVIKDMGYVDYFLIVWDFIRYAKENNIMVGPGRGSAAGSLVSYTLGIIDIDPIKYNLIFERFLNPERVTMPDIDIDFCYERREEVIDYVVRKYGDSRVAQIVTFGTMAARGAIRDVGRALDISYSEVDYIAKQIPMELGITIDKALEMNKQLKETYNSDRKVKKLIDTAKDVEGMPRHTSTHAAGVVISKKAVTEYVPLSRNNDSIITQFTMTELEELGLLKMDFLGLRNLTVIRDAKDLIKKIHNKNIDFSNSNYDDKDVYRMFQKGNTLGVFQFESAGMRQFLKELKPTEFENIVAANSLFRPGPMRQIPRYIENKTHPEKIEYTHPILESILKVTYGCMVYQEQVMQIVRDVGGYSMGRSDIVRRAMGKKKMDVMERERQNFIYGKKDENGNIEIKGAIRNGVDEKSANKIYDEMIDFAKYAFNKSHSAAYAVLAYETAWLKYYYPVEFMAALLTSVMGSTNSVSLYIQESKRLGIEVLPPDINESFSNFTVTKGKVRFGLEAVKNVGKPLIESIVNARKKEGKFISLTDFCGRVDSHSLNKRAIESLIKAGAFDSIKGSRAQLLAVYEKVLEGVQQDKKKNIKGQYNMFSNSSSKDQNEIKRDLLPNIKEFPEKTLLSMEKEMMGIYVSGHPLSSYEETLNNISTLSTAELLELDGSSGKNEKQIKIGGIIISKKNKITKNNNMMAFATLEDLFGTIELIIFPKVYDRYQKFIEEDKIVKVEGKLNIEDEGEVKIICSSITPLKKSKNEKLYLKISKDKDNDILNDIKKILSYYRGETPVYVYFEKDKKTVRATSEFWVNINNKGLVEKLKSILGENSIKLK; from the coding sequence ATGAATAAATTTACTCATTTACATCTCCATACAGAATATAGCCTTTTAGATGGAGCTTCTAGACTAGATAAATTAATGGATAGAGTGGAACAACTGGGTATGGATAGCGTAGCTATAACTGATCATGGAGTAATGTATGGTGTCGTTGATTTTTATAAAAAAGCTAAAAAAAGAGACATAAAACCTATAATTGGTTGTGAAGTATATATATCTAAAGGAGATTACAGAAGAAAAGATCGAGACAAAGACAAGAGTCAATATCATCTTGTTCTTCTTGCAGAAAATAATACTGGATATAGAAACTTAATTAAAATTGTATCAGAAGGATTTGTGAATGGGTTTTATTATAAACCTAGAGTAGATTTTGAAATCCTAAAAAAATATAAAGAAGGAATTATAGTTTTAAGTGGTTGTCTTGGTGGTGAGCTTCAGAGAAATTTGATAAATGGAAACTACGATAAAGCTGTGGAAATAGCAAAACAATATAGAGATACATTTGGTAAAGATAATTATTTCTTAGAAATACAAGATCATGGTATTAAAGAGCAAAAATTAGTAAATCAAAGTATGTTTAAATTAAGCGAAGAGTTAGGGATAGAATTAGTTGCAACAAATGATGTGCATTATATTGAAAAGAAAGATTCTAAATTTCATGATGTATTATTATGTATTCAAACTGGTAAAACTATAGATGAAGAAAATAGAATGAAATTTCCTTCATCAGAATTTTATCTTAAATCATATGAAGAAATGTCAGAGGTTTTTCCCGAACATTTACAAGCATTGGAAAACACAGTTAAAATAGCAGAAAGGTGTAATGTTGAATTAGATTTTGAAACACTTCATTTACCTGAATTTGAGGTTCCTAAAGGGCATACAAATGAATCCTATTTTGAAAAATTATGTTATGAAGGATTACAAAAAAGATATGATAACATAACTGATGAAATAAATAATAGACTAGAATATGAAATGAAAGTTATTAAGGATATGGGATATGTTGACTACTTTTTAATTGTATGGGATTTCATTAGATATGCTAAAGAAAACAATATCATGGTGGGGCCAGGAAGAGGTTCTGCAGCAGGAAGTTTAGTTAGTTATACTCTTGGAATAATAGATATAGACCCTATTAAATATAATTTAATATTTGAAAGATTTTTAAATCCTGAAAGGGTTACTATGCCAGATATAGATATTGACTTTTGCTATGAAAGAAGAGAAGAAGTTATTGATTATGTAGTAAGGAAATATGGAGATAGCAGAGTAGCTCAAATAGTAACATTTGGAACTATGGCTGCACGTGGTGCTATTAGGGATGTAGGTAGAGCACTTGACATATCATATTCAGAAGTGGATTATATAGCAAAACAAATACCTATGGAATTAGGTATAACTATTGACAAAGCCTTAGAAATGAATAAACAATTAAAAGAGACTTATAATAGTGATAGAAAAGTAAAAAAACTTATTGATACAGCAAAAGATGTTGAGGGAATGCCAAGACATACTTCTACTCATGCTGCTGGTGTAGTAATTTCTAAAAAAGCAGTAACAGAATATGTACCCCTTTCTAGAAATAATGATTCTATTATTACTCAGTTTACAATGACAGAACTTGAAGAGCTAGGTCTTCTCAAAATGGATTTTTTAGGTCTTCGCAATCTTACTGTAATAAGAGATGCTAAAGATTTGATAAAAAAGATCCATAATAAAAATATAGACTTTAGTAACTCTAATTATGATGATAAAGATGTTTATAGGATGTTTCAAAAAGGAAATACTTTAGGAGTATTTCAATTTGAGAGTGCTGGAATGAGACAATTTTTAAAAGAATTAAAGCCAACTGAGTTTGAAAATATTGTAGCAGCAAATTCTCTATTTAGACCAGGTCCAATGAGACAAATTCCTAGGTATATAGAGAATAAAACACATCCAGAAAAAATTGAATATACTCATCCAATATTAGAATCAATACTTAAAGTAACCTATGGATGTATGGTATATCAAGAACAGGTAATGCAAATTGTTAGAGATGTAGGCGGTTACTCTATGGGGAGATCAGATATTGTTCGCCGAGCTATGGGTAAAAAGAAAATGGATGTAATGGAAAGAGAAAGACAAAATTTTATCTATGGAAAAAAAGATGAGAATGGTAATATTGAAATAAAAGGTGCGATTAGAAATGGAGTAGATGAAAAATCGGCTAATAAAATATATGATGAAATGATAGATTTTGCTAAATATGCATTTAATAAATCACATTCTGCAGCTTATGCAGTCTTAGCTTATGAAACAGCTTGGCTTAAATATTATTACCCTGTAGAATTTATGGCAGCATTACTTACAAGTGTAATGGGAAGTACTAATAGTGTATCATTATATATTCAAGAAAGTAAAAGATTAGGAATAGAAGTATTACCTCCAGATATAAATGAGAGTTTTTCAAACTTTACAGTAACAAAAGGAAAAGTTAGATTTGGACTAGAAGCAGTAAAAAATGTTGGGAAACCTTTGATAGAATCTATAGTAAATGCACGCAAAAAAGAAGGAAAATTCATTTCACTTACAGATTTTTGTGGCAGAGTTGATTCCCATTCTTTAAACAAAAGAGCTATAGAAAGTCTTATAAAAGCAGGGGCATTTGATTCAATAAAAGGGAGTAGAGCTCAACTTTTAGCTGTATATGAAAAGGTACTTGAAGGAGTTCAACAAGATAAAAAGAAAAACATAAAAGGACAATATAATATGTTTTCAAATTCAAGTTCAAAAGATCAAAATGAAATAAAGAGAGATTTGTTACCTAATATAAAAGAATTTCCGGAGAAAACATTATTATCAATGGAGAAAGAAATGATGGGAATATATGTTAGTGGACATCCTCTTTCATCTTATGAAGAAACTTTAAATAATATATCAACTTTGAGTACAGCAGAACTTTTAGAATTAGATGGTAGTAGTGGAAAAAATGAAAAACAAATAAAAATTGGTGGTATAATAATTTCAAAGAAAAATAAAATAACAAAAAACAATAATATGATGGCATTTGCAACTTTAGAGGATTTATTTGGTACAATAGAACTTATAATATTCCCTAAGGTTTATGATAGATATCAAAAGTTTATAGAAGAAGATAAAATAGTAAAAGTAGAAGGTAAACTTAATATTGAAGACGAAGGAGAAGTAAAAATAATTTGTAGTTCTATAACACCACTTAAGAAAAGTAAAAATGAAAAATTGTACCTTAAAATCTCAAAAGATAAAGACAATGATATATTAAATGACATTAAAAAAATATTATCTTATTATAGAGGTGAAACTCCAGTGTATGTTTATTTTGAAAAAGATAAAAAAACTGTGAGAGCAACAAGTGAGTTTTGGGTAAATATTAATAATAAAGGATTAGTAGAGAAATTAAAGAGCATATTAGGGGAAAATTCAATTAAATTGAAATGA
- a CDS encoding HPr family phosphocarrier protein has translation MEVKVVVVKNKIGLHARPAALFVQTASKFLSKIYVEKKGRKVNAKSIMGIMALGVCQGDEIKLYAQGEDEKRAIEELEDLLLNKLEQEYV, from the coding sequence ATGGAAGTAAAAGTAGTCGTGGTAAAGAATAAAATAGGATTACATGCAAGACCGGCTGCATTATTTGTTCAAACAGCAAGTAAGTTTTTAAGTAAAATATATGTTGAAAAAAAGGGAAGAAAAGTTAATGCTAAAAGCATAATGGGTATAATGGCTCTTGGAGTATGTCAAGGAGATGAAATAAAATTATATGCTCAAGGAGAAGATGAAAAAAGAGCAATAGAAGAATTAGAAGATCTATTGTTAAATAAATTAGAACAAGAATATGTTTAG
- a CDS encoding M42 family metallopeptidase, translating into MKIDLNYSKNVLKDLLITPSPTGYTKNIINHVENEFNKLGINTLITKKGALIATIKGENDEEHRTLSAHVDTLGAMVKEIKSNGRLKLSQIGGYDWHSIEGEYVKLITSEEKEYDGTVVLDKASVHVHGSKTDKSDRDENSIEVRLDEKVNSKEDVEKLGISIGDFVCFDTRTVITDTNFVKSRHLDDKAGVAILLSIAKYIKDNNITLKYTTNFFVSNYEEVGHGSSASIPEKTCEFIAIDMAAVGEGQSSSEYKVTICPKDSSGPYDYELKNKLVNISKENNLNYALDIYPHYGSDASAALRAGWEIRAGLIGPGVDSSHAHERCHIDSLINTIKLGILYLENK; encoded by the coding sequence ATGAAAATTGATTTAAATTATTCAAAAAACGTCTTAAAAGATTTATTAATAACCCCTAGCCCTACAGGTTATACAAAAAATATAATTAATCATGTAGAAAATGAATTTAATAAATTAGGTATTAACACTCTAATTACAAAAAAAGGAGCTCTAATTGCAACTATTAAAGGTGAGAATGATGAAGAACATAGGACTTTATCTGCCCATGTAGATACTTTAGGTGCTATGGTTAAAGAAATAAAGTCAAATGGAAGACTTAAACTTTCTCAAATTGGAGGTTATGATTGGCATTCTATTGAAGGTGAATATGTTAAACTAATTACATCAGAAGAAAAAGAATATGATGGAACAGTAGTGTTAGATAAAGCTTCTGTTCATGTTCATGGAAGTAAAACTGATAAAAGTGATAGGGATGAAAATTCAATAGAAGTTAGACTAGATGAAAAAGTGAATTCAAAGGAAGATGTTGAAAAATTAGGAATATCTATAGGTGATTTTGTATGTTTTGATACTAGAACTGTAATTACAGATACTAATTTTGTTAAATCAAGACATTTAGATGATAAAGCTGGAGTTGCTATATTACTTTCAATAGCAAAATATATAAAAGATAATAATATAACTCTTAAATATACTACTAATTTCTTTGTAAGTAATTATGAAGAAGTAGGACACGGTTCATCTGCATCAATTCCTGAAAAAACATGTGAGTTCATTGCTATAGATATGGCTGCTGTAGGTGAAGGACAATCATCTAGTGAATATAAAGTTACAATATGTCCAAAAGACTCAAGTGGACCTTATGATTATGAACTTAAAAATAAACTAGTTAATATTTCTAAGGAAAATAATTTAAATTATGCTCTTGATATTTACCCTCACTATGGTTCTGATGCTTCTGCAGCATTAAGAGCAGGATGGGAAATAAGAGCAGGTCTAATAGGACCTGGTGTGGATAGTTCTCATGCTCATGAAAGATGTCATATAGATTCACTTATAAACACAATAAAACTAGGAATACTTTACTTAGAAAATAAATAG